A genome region from Cardiocondyla obscurior isolate alpha-2009 linkage group LG14, Cobs3.1, whole genome shotgun sequence includes the following:
- the LOC139107846 gene encoding zinc finger CCCH domain-containing protein 10-like, translating into MAYFGEQAKQELCHDFQRGSCSNSYCAFVHTYKYCNNYQNKKCTNAQCKFLHVTSVEQARYEATGVLSAKLRYEVGRTLQNSIICGDYKAGRCTRTDCQRRHIGHQEKMECIVCCTEIVMDTFEASSCGHVYCYTCTFKCQGPPRSYTMLTVVCPVCRSVASYEQLL; encoded by the exons atggcatattttgGAGAACaag cAAAACAAGAGCTATGCCACGATTTCCAAAGAGGCAGCTGCTCCAATAGctattgcgcgtttgtgcacacgtataaatattgtaacaatTATCAGAACAAAAAGTGTACAAACGCGCAATGCAAATTCTTACATGTAACGAGCGTGGAGCAAGCTCGTTACGAGGCCACCGGAGTATTGTCAGCCAAATTACGGTACGAAGTCGGACGCACCCTGCAAAACTCCATCATTTGCGGGGATTACAAGGCGGGCAGGTGCACGAGGACGGACTGCCAACGTCGGCATATAGGGCACCAGGAAAAAATGGAGTGCATAGTGTGTTGTACAGAAATAGTCATGGACACTTTCGAGGCGTCTAGTTGCGGGCACGTGTACTGTTATACATGTACTTTTAAGTGCCAAGGGCCCCCGCGTTCGTACACAATGCTGACAGTTGTGTGCCCGGTATGCCGATCCGTTGCGAGTTATGAACAATTGCTATAG